From Marmota flaviventris isolate mMarFla1 chromosome X, mMarFla1.hap1, whole genome shotgun sequence, the proteins below share one genomic window:
- the Tmsb15c gene encoding thymosin beta-15C: protein MSDKPDLSEVEKFDKSKLKKTNTEEKNTLPSKETIQQEKECVQTS from the exons ATGAGTGATAAACCAGACTTGTCTGAAGTGGAGAAGTTTGACAAATCAAAACTGAAGAAAActaatactgaagaaaaaaatactcttcCCTCAAAGGAAA CTATCCAGCAGGAGAAAGAGTGTGTCCAAACATCATAA